The following is a genomic window from Elaeis guineensis isolate ETL-2024a chromosome 10, EG11, whole genome shotgun sequence.
AAGCCAAATTTTCCTGAATGCCGAACTCATGACTATATTGATGAGATGCTCACAGCAATAAATCAATGTCCGAATCACAGTCCTGAAGTTTTTTAAATGCTGCTGTTATTCATCTCTTTACTACAGGAATAGCAaggtaaaaaaaaattcattaccaGCACCAATGGCGTACACATTCTTCAGTCCTCCCATCACCTCGTGCGTGATAAGATCACTGTTGTCCCACACAATGAAATGTGGCTGCCTCAAAAACTTAGCGAGGGGTTTCCTCCACTTAACAGCTCCACATATTCGAGCATTAGCATATTCCTTGTTATAAATCTCTGAAGCAATATTCGGGCCTCCGAGATACAGAATGTTCTCAATTGGAACCCCAGCTGCAAGGCAGATTTTCACACTTAGATGAAATATCAAACACATTATCCAACACTGTAACAGTACACAGAAGATAATACTAAAAAATGAAATAGTAATGTTAATAATGATAGAAaaagactttttttttaaaaatggagGATTTGAAGTTTGTTGAGGTTGAAATACACAGCCACAAACAAACACTCAAATAAAACAGAAAGAGAAACTTCTATAAATATGATGAAGTGAAACATATTAATGTTCATTAGTAGTCTTATTTTCCCCAAAGATGAAAGAACAGTATTGATTCTATTGAAGGGAAACAAAAATACTAACAACCAGCAGTTCATTCAAGCAAGCAGTAATATATCTGTATCTGATATGATCATTGAGCTTGTAATGAACCTTATAGataaatacttaaggagaaaAACCTTACTTGCATGGCTAATCATTTGTGTAGGAGTTATTATATGTGGAACTGGATCCAAAGCTGCCTCTATACCCTTTGCCAAAGATATTATAACTGGATCCCTTGTCCTCTCCTTCCAATACCTACCAATCTCCTCAAACACCACTCGTGTGTCCGTCGATGGCAAACCATTCACCACGATGTCGGCATCCCAGACCGCCTCCTGCAAATTTGTCACAACCTTCAGCGGACAAAGCGGCGTATCGATCATGTTCAAGCAGAAGCCATCCCTCAGGATCTCATCTGCATACAGTGTGCGATCCCCGAGCCTCCCCTCAACATATTTCAAGTAAGCACATCGCCGGATCAAACGCCTCAAGACATCCTCCCTTGAATTGATCACCTCGAAGAGATGCTCTGCAGTAGACCTATCGACGGGTCTCCCAGGCCTTCTCCATATCCTTATCTGGACCTTATCGCGGAAGTGGCCATAGGCATCCTGCAGCAGGGCAACAAAGACACTGCCCCAAGCGCCAGCACCTACGCCAACAATCTTTAGGGGATCGCCTTCTGATTTGCCGAGCAGCCGATGGAGTTCATCGAGCTTCTCCTCCGCGCCATTGGAGTAATGAACAGAACCATTGGAGTGAGGAGAGCTGTGGACTCCTACTATACTTCCAACCATCTTTCTTCAAGCAAAACAGCTAAAACAACACGAACTTTTACAATTCTGAGAGGAATGATTACTAAAAACAAATCCAATGCCAAAAAGACctttttttagatcttttaaatgCTTCCCACAAGATAAATCTATCTATCTTCCCAATATAAACAGAAAACCAGATTGGACATCAAGGAATCCAGCACTTATAAAGACCGGACTTTGACGGAAGAAACGTCCACAGACCAGCGAATTCGATGTCGATCCCAACGAGTAGAACCATTCCAACCGACAATCTTAAAAGGCGTTCTCACGCGGATTTTTCCATTCAG
Proteins encoded in this region:
- the LOC105052453 gene encoding probable glycerol-3-phosphate dehydrogenase [NAD(+)] 1, cytosolic — its product is MVGSIVGVHSSPHSNGSVHYSNGAEEKLDELHRLLGKSEGDPLKIVGVGAGAWGSVFVALLQDAYGHFRDKVQIRIWRRPGRPVDRSTAEHLFEVINSREDVLRRLIRRCAYLKYVEGRLGDRTLYADEILRDGFCLNMIDTPLCPLKVVTNLQEAVWDADIVVNGLPSTDTRVVFEEIGRYWKERTRDPVIISLAKGIEAALDPVPHIITPTQMISHATGVPIENILYLGGPNIASEIYNKEYANARICGAVKWRKPLAKFLRQPHFIVWDNSDLITHEVMGGLKNVYAIGAGMVAALTSESATSKSVYFAHCTSEMIFITHLLAEEPEKLAGPLLADTYVTLLKGRNAWYGQMLAKGELSLDMGDSIKGKGTIQGVSAVDAFYELLSQSSLSVLHPEENKPVAPVELCPILKTLYKILIKRELLTPAILQALRDETMYDPRDRIEMAQSHALYRPSLLGQP